Proteins from a single region of Coregonus clupeaformis isolate EN_2021a chromosome 35, ASM2061545v1, whole genome shotgun sequence:
- the LOC121532078 gene encoding phosphatidylinositol 4-phosphate 3-kinase C2 domain-containing subunit alpha — protein sequence MAQISSGNGFKLDMAQPKGVVGKEEALRMEAEALAKLQREKRQTLPATTTSSSSTSSSSASSKKKLPAAARPTSSSNRPEKDLIVFPEAKKHAEKDKFRDIDVDKLTNKELEKLLLDDSFGANSSKASRPSLLLGFNLSASYPGGHATCSPSHLHSGQWMPSLLSTPSSSCVFTPTHQQAPMFPSAPFPKPENFSFCNGFSPAMPPYMGLHGPQTSFMAFTPIQQPGAMVFQQPTVTLEMAKLFDKIHSTSEYLKNGRSASTDLDSASTSAVSLAPNPPPPAVESPTVSRFEWLDLDPLNKRKAEGEEGSSPASRGTLMVVGGDPWDAVLLDETEGGAGGSSPPVEVKGQLAGRSHPRRSSTGAAVTRNHTLTIPASSSQHKPNNQHDNGSGKALTKYTALEEKEAQNLEVIAFCEDVAILRSKFAHDDLHTNPGYVLSAVIPQRDGGGDNGCSVKVSIEISESQEPVTFTCDLSSPVELLIMQALCWVHDDLNQVDIGSYVLKVCGQEEVLQNKHSLGSHEYIQNCRKWEAEIKLQLLSQSTMRRDLARTAEDDTAQVDLERHMGQVERPFKENVTRQGLSDYLEGYHNQVNICLQNESTQYKTVDRVVQTVKNLCCALDEVETQAITEAVKGVKRSVNLPRTRSPEVGSKSSGGSANGHLSPVEESMGFLTDAVYDLAKLYLRSFCPASSSSTPSPDPSSNSQHAEGESAAEGRGSKEASGTTDHLQFTLFAMHGIPAAWVSSYEKYYLMCALTHNGRNLFKPIQSKKVGTYKSFFYHIKWDELINFPMAVALLPLESMLTLSLFGVLNQNASGSPDSNKQRKGPEVLGKVSLPLFDFRRVLARGTKLLCLWTSPQAASAAAGSRRKNLAERIILQVDFPSPMVDVLYVGPQESPCPDPNTLEELDPDLRRRVEKLCSRASTFGLTRADRQLLWDQRHHCRAHTNSLPKVLASSPSWDWGSMAEIHSLLHHWPSLQPVCALELLDSKFADTEVRSVAVSWIESSSDDELADYLPQLVQALKFECHLKNALVIFLLSRAQGNVNITLYLYWLLRDAVQDPAFGRRYDQVLGALLCLCGAGLRAELDKQTRLVTLLGALAEKVRQAGGSTRQVVLQEGLERVQSFFQRNSCRLPLSPSLEAKQLNIKSCSFFNSNAVPLKLALVNADPLGEEINVMFKVGEDLRQDMLALQMIRIMDRIWLQEGLDLRIVNFKCISTGKDKGMVELVPSSDTLRKIQVEYGVTGSFKDKPLAEWLRKYNPAEDEYEKASENFIYSCAGCCVATYVLGICDRHNDNIMLRSTGHMFHIDFGKFLGHAQMFGSFKRDRAPFVLTSDMAYVINGGERPTSRFQLFVDLCSQAYNLIRKHSGLFLNLLSLMTLSGLPELTGAQDLKYVYDALQPQTTDAEATIFFTRLIETSLGSVATKFNFFIHNLAQMRFSGLPSNDEPILSFSPKTYTLKQEGRIRDASIFSFQKRYNPDKHYTYVVRLLREGQSEAQFLLRTFDEFQELHNKLCILFPLWKLPGFPNRMVLGRTHIKDVAAKRKIELNSYVHNLLRRSTEVTQCDLIYTFFHPIARDDKTEGFEAIAQAPEAPPLSPTSGRVEGEVKLSVSYRNSTLFIMVMHIRDLVSEEGTDPNPYVKTYLLPDPHKTSKCKTKISRKTRNPTFNEMLVYSDYSKETLGLRELQLSVLSAESLRENCYLGGVTLKLKDFDLSKETVNWYKLTAVPYF from the exons ATGGCCCAGATATCCAGTGGCAATGGGTTCAAGCTGGACATGGCCCAGCCCAAGGGGGTTGTGGGTAAGGAGGAGGCCCTTCGTATGGAGGCGGAGGCCTTAGCGAAACTACAAAGGGAGAAGAGACAGACGCTCCCGGcgaccaccacctcctcctcttccacctcttcttcttctgcttcctCAAAAAAAAAACTTCCCGCCGCTGCCAGGCCTACTTCCTCCAGCAACCGACCGGAGAAGGACCTCATTGTCTTCCCAGAGGCCAAGAAGCATGCAGAGAAGGACAAGTTCCGGGACATCGACGTCGACAAGCTGACCAACAAGGAGCTTGAGAAGCTCCTGCTGGACGACAGCTTTGGGGCCAACAGCAGCAAGGCCTCACGGCCCTCCTTGCTGCTGGGGTTCAACCTCAGCGCCTCCTACCCGGGGGGCCACGCCACCTGCAGCCCCTCACATTTGCACAGCGGCCAGTGGATGCCCTCCTTGCTCTCCACGCCCTCCAGTTCGTGCGTGTTCACGCCCACCCACCAGCAGGCTCCCATGTTCCCTTCTGCTCCGTTCCCTAAGCCCGAAAACTTCTCCTTCTGCAACGGCTTTTCACCGGCCATGCCGCCCTACATGGGCCTGCATGGCCCGCAGACCTCCTTCATGGCCTTCACTCCCATCCAGCAGCCTGGGGCCATGGTGTTCCAGCAGCCCACCGTCACCCTGGAGATGGCCAAGCTCTTCGACAAGATCCACAGCACCTCAGAATACTTGAAGAACGGCAGGTCGGCCAGCACAGACCTAGATTCTGCGTCGACCAGCGCCGTGTCCCTGGCGCCCAACCCACCGCCACCTGCCGTGGAATCCCCCACTGTCAGCCGCTTTGAGTGGCTGGACCTGGACCCACTCAACAAGCGCAAAGCCGAGGGCGAGGAGGGCTCCTCCCCGGCATCACGCGGTACATTAATGGTGGTGGGAGGGGACCCCTGGGATGCTGTGCTGCTCGACGAGACGGAGGGCGGGGCTGGCGGCAGCAGTCCACCTGTGGAGGTGAAGGGTCAACTCGCAGGTCGCTCTCATCCCCGGAGGTCGTCGACGGGGGCAGCAGTCACTAGGAACCACACCCTGACCATCCCGGCGTCCTCGTCCCAGCACAAGCCAAACAATCAG CACGATAACGGAAGTGGGAAAGCACTGACAAAGTACACCGCCCTGGAGGAAAAGGAAGCCCAGAACCTAGAAGTTATAGCCTTCTGTGAAGACGTAGCAAT ACTGAGGTCAAAGTTCGCCCACGATGACCTCCACACCAACCCGGGGTACGTGCTGAGCGCGGTGATCCCCCAGAGGGACGGGGGAGGGGACAACGGCTGCAGCGTCAAGGTGTCCATCGAGATTTCTGAGTCCCAGGAGCCTGTCACCTTCACCTGCGACT TGAGTTCTCCTGTAGAGCTCCTCATCATGCAAGCCCTGTGTTGGGTCCACGACGACCTCAACCAGGTGGACATTGGCAGCTACGTCCTTAAGGTCTGCGGCCAAGAGGAGGTGCTGCAAAA TAAGCACAGCCTGGGCAGCCACGAGTACATACAGAACTGCAGGAAGTGGGAGGCAGAGATCAAGCTCCAGCTGCTCTCCCAGAGCACCATGAGAAGGGATCTGGCGCGTACG GCGGAAGACGACACCGCTCAAGTGGACTTGGAGAGGCACATGGGCCAAGTGGAGAGGCCGTTCAAGGAGAACGTCACCAG acaAGGCCTGTCCGACTATCTGGAAGGCTATCACAATCAAGTCAACATCTGCCTGCAGAATGAG AGCACCCAGTATAAGACTGTGGATCGGGTGGTGCAGACAGTGAAGAACCTCTGCTGTGCCCTGGACGAGGTGGAGACGCAGGCCATCACAGAAGCAGTGAAAGGGGTTAAGCGCTCCGTCAACCTCCCCAGGACACGTTCGCCAGAG GTGGGCTCCAAATCCTCAGGTGGCTCGGCAAATG GTCACCTCAGCCCCGTGGAGGAGAGCATGGGCTTCCTGACGGACGCAGTCTACGACCTGGCCAAGCTCTACTTGCGCTCCTTCtgccccgcctcctcctcctctaccccttcCCCTGACCCCTCCTCCAACTCCCAGCATGCTGAGGGGGAGTCTGCTGCGGAGGGGCGTGGCAGCAAGGAGGCCTCGGGCACCACGGACCATCTGCAGTTCACCCTGTTCGCCATGCACGGCATCCCTGCCGCCTGGGTCAGCAG CTATGAGAAGTACTACCTGATGTGTGCTCTGACTCACAACGGCAGGAACCTGTTCAAGCCCATCCAGTCCAAGAAAGTGGGCACCTACAAGAGCTTCTTCTACCACATCAAATGGGACGAACT GATCAACTTTCCAATGGCGGTGGCCCTGCTTCCATTGGAGTCAATGTTGACTCTCTCCCTCTTTGGGGTCCTGAACCAGAATGCCAGTGGCTCCCCAGACTCCAACAAACAGCGCAAGGGACCAGAAGTGCTGGGCAAAGTCTCCCTGCCCCTATTTGACTTCCGACG GGTGCTGGCTAGGGGAACCAAGCTGCTGTGTCTGTGGACCTCTCCTCAGGCTGCCTCTGCTGCAGCCGGGAGCCGGAGGAAGAACCTGGCCGAGAGGATCATACTGCAG gtCGACTTCCCCAGCCCAATGGTGGACGTGCTGTACGTGGGGCCCCAGGAGAGCCCCTGCCCCGACCCCAACACCCTGGAGGAGCTGGACCCTGACCTGCGCCGCCGGGTGGAGAAACTTTGCAGCCGAGCCTCCACCTTCGG GTTGACGAGGGCCGACCGTCAGCTGCTGTGGGACCAGCGGCACCACTGCCGGGCTCACACCAACAGCCTTCCCAAGGTGCTGGCCAGCTCCCCCAGCTGGGACTGGGGCAGCATGGCTGAGATCCACTCCCTCCTCCACCACTGGCCCTCTCTCCAGCCCGTCTGTGCCCTGGAGCTGCTCGACTCTAA GTTTGCTGACACAGAGGTGAGGAGTGTGGCTGTCAGCTGGATCGAGTCCAGCAGTGATGATGAGTTGGCCGACTACCTGCCTCAGCTAGTGCAG GCGCTGAAGTTTGAGTGTCACCTGAAGAATGCCCTGGTGATATTCCTGCTCTCCAGAGCACAGGGCAACGTCAACATCACCCTTTACCTGTACTG gCTACTGAGGGATGCGGTGCAGGACCCAGCGTTTGGCCGGAGGTACGACCAGGTGCTGGGGGCCCTGCTTTGTCTGTGTGGGGCCGGCCTTAGGGCCGAGCTGGACAAACAGACCCGCCTTGTCACTCTGCTGGGGGCGCTGGCCGAGAAGGTCCGGCAGGCCGGGGGCTCCACACGACAG gtggtGCTCCAGGAGGGTCTGGAGAGGGTGCAGTCGTTCTTCCAGAGGAACAGCTGCAGACTGCCCCTCAGCCCCAGCCTGGAGGCCAAACAACTCAACATCAAG TCATGCTCCTTCTTCAACTCCAATGCGGTGCCCCTGAAGCTGGCCCTGGTGAACGCCGACCCTCTGGGAGAGGAGATCAATGTCATGTTCAAG gtgggAGAGGACCTGAGGCAGGACATGCTGGCTCTGCAGATGATCCGGATCATGGACCGCATCTGGCTTCAGGAGGGACTGGACCTGCGCATAGTCAACTTCAAATGCATCTCCACTGGCAAAGACAAAG gtATGGTGGAGCTGGTGCCGTCCTCAGACACCCTGAGGAAGATCCAGGTGGAGTACGGCGTGACGGGCTCCTTCAAGGACAAGCCCCTGGCAGAGTGGCTCCGCAAGTACAACCCTGCTGAGGACGAGTACGAGAAG GCGTCGGAGAACTTCATCTACTCGTGTGCAGGCTGCTGCGTGGCCACCTACGTGCTGGGTATCTGCGACCGCCACAACGACAACATCATGCTGCGCTCCACCGGTCACATGTTCCACATCGACTTCGGCAAGTTCCTGGGCCACGCCCAGATGTTCGGCAGCTTCAAAAG GGACCGTGCTCCATTCGTGCTGACCTCTGACATGGCCTACGTGATCAACGGGGGAGAGAGGCCCACTAGTCGATTCCAGCTGTTTGTGGACCTGTGCTCCCAGGCCTACAACCTCATCCGCAAGCATTCAGGCCTCTTCCTCAACCTGCTCTCACTG ATGACTCTGTCAGGCCTACCAGAGCTTACGGGAGCTCAGGACCTTAAGTACGTGTATGACGCGCTACAGCCCCAGACCACCGACGCAGAAGCCACCATCTTCTTCACCAG gttgATTGAGACCAGCCTGGGCAGCGTGGCCACCAAGTTCAACTTCTTCATCCACAACCTGGCCCAGATGCGCTTCTCAGGCCTGCCGTCCAACGATGAGcccatcctctccttctcccccaagACCTACACACTGAAGCAGGAGGGACGCATCCGCGATGCCTCCATCTTCTCCTTCCAGAAGAGATACAACCCCGATAAGCACTAC ACGTACGTGGTGAGACTCCTGCGAGAGGGGCAGAGCGAGGCCCAGTTTCTCTTACGCACCTTCGACGAGTTCCAGGAGCTCCACAACAAGCTGTGCATCCTCTTCCCTCTGTGGAAGCTGCCAGG GTTCCCTAATAGGATGGTGCTGGGCCGTACACACATAAAGGACGTGGCGGCCAAGAGGAAGATTGAGCTCAACAGCTATGTCCACAACCTGTTGAGGAGATCCACTGAGGTCACCCAG TGTGATCTTATCTATACATTCTTCCATCCGATCGCGAGAGACGACAAGACGGAAGGATTCGAGGCGATAGCCCAAGCACCAG AGGCGCCACCGTTGAGTCCCACCTCAGGCAGAGTAGAGGGGGAGGTGAAGCTGTCCGTGTCCTACAGGAACAGCACACTCTTCATCATGGTCATGCACATCCGAGACCTG